Below is a window of Leisingera sp. S132 DNA.
CAGCTGTGCTGCTGGTGTGGCAGGCGCTCAACCATTGGATCCGGCTGCCGGTGCCGCTGGCCTTTGTTCTGATGGCTGCGGACGGGCTGTTCCTATTGTGGCAGGCGCGGGCCTTTCTGCGCAGCGCGGACGCCCATGTGCAGAGCACCGGCGCGATGGCGCCTGTCTGGGGCGGCTACCTGCTGCTGCTGTTTTCGGGCTTTGCGGCACTGACCCAATGGTGGGATGCGCTGCTGATTGCCCAGGCAGTGGAGGAGCCAGCCTATGCCGAGCAGCGGCGGCTGGAGCGTGAGGCGCTTTACAGCCTGTTGGTTTCCGCGGATGGCCGCACGCTGATCTTCGACGGTGAGATCACCTTTGGCCTGACCAAACGGATGCGGCAGCTGGCCGAGGAAAACCCCGGCGTGGATCAGGTTGCGCTGAAGGGCCCCGGCGGGCTGATTGCAGAGGCGCGCGGCGCCGCGCGGCTGATCCGGCAGAACGGCTGGGGCACCCGCACAGACGGGCTATGCGCGTCCGCCTGCACTCTGGTTTTTGCGGCCGGCGCGGAACGCAGCCTCGGACCGGGCGGGCAGCTCGGCTTTCACAGCTACGCGCTGCAGTTCCAGAGCGGCCTGCCGCAGATCAACCTGCAGCAGGAACAGGAGAAAGACCGCGCCTTCTTGCTGCAGCAAGGGGTGAGTGCGGCCTTCGCAGACCAGATTTTTACGGTGCCCAGCGCAGAGTTGTGGCTGCCGGGCAGAGATGAGCTGCACCGCGGCGGGCTCCTCCGGGAGGGCACGCGCTGATCACTGGCACTGCGGCCTGGAAAGTCAGCCGCTAAGCAGCTTGATCATCCGGTAGTTATGCAAGGCAACACCGCGGCGTTCGATTTCGCGCCGGGTTTCAACCGCAAAGCCCTGGCGCAGGAAGAACCGCCGGGCGGCTTCGCTGGCCTCCACATTAAGCGACCTGAGGCCTAGGCTGCGGGCTTCGGCCTCCAGCCGTTCATAAAGCGCGGCACCTGTGCCGGTGCCGGCTGCCTGCGGGTGGCAGTAGAAACAGTTGATATGGCCGTCCATCTCCAGTTCAATAAAGGCCTGGGGCTGGTCCTCCGGCCCATCCGCGGCGACAAAGACCCGGCGGCCATCCGCGGCACGGCTGGCCCAGACCTCTGCCGGGGCGGGTTCCGGGCTCCAGGCGCGCAGCTGTTCAGGGCTGTAGTCCCGGGCGCCGATGCCATGCACCGCAGCATGAAAGATCTGCGCCAGCGCTGCGGCGTCCTTGGGACGGAACTCTCTGATCTGCATAGGGCGGCCCTTGTTCTTCTTTTTGCGCTTGAAAACAAAAAAGGCCCGCCGGGCTGGCGGGCCTTCGAAATCGCATCAGGCGCCGGCTCAGAGCTGCGCCATGACCTCGTCGGTGGCCTCAAAATTGGTGGTGACACGCTGCACGTCGTCGTCATCCTCCAGTGCATCGACCAGCTTCATCAGCTTCTGCATGCCTTCCAGGTCCAGCTCGGTGGTGGTGCTGGGTTTCCAGACCAGTTTGGTCGACTCGGATTCGCCCAGCTCGGCCTCCAGCGCGTTGGAAACGTCGTTGAGGTCGGTATCAGCGCAATAGATGATGTGGCCGTCTTCGGAGCTTTCGACATCCTCGGCGCCGGCTTCGATCGCTGCCATCATCACGGTGTCGGCATCGCCCACGGAGGCGGGGTAAGTCACTTCGCCCTTGCGGTCGAACATGAAGCCGACAGAGCCGGTTTCACCCAGATTGCCGCCGTTCTTGGAGAAGGTCGAGCGCACGTTGGAGGCGGTGCGGTTCTTGTTGTCGGTCATCGCCTCGACGATCACCGCAACGCCATTGGGGCCATAGCCCTCATAGCGGATTTCGTCGTAGTTTTCGGCGTCGCCGCCGATGGCCTTCTTGATCGCGCGTTCGATCACGTCCTTGGGGACGGATTGGCTTTTGGCCTCTTTTACGGCCAGGCGCAGGCGCGGGTTCTTGTCGGGATCGGGGTCGCCCATCTTGGCGGCCACGGTGATCTCCTT
It encodes the following:
- a CDS encoding GNAT family N-acetyltransferase, producing the protein MQIREFRPKDAAALAQIFHAAVHGIGARDYSPEQLRAWSPEPAPAEVWASRAADGRRVFVAADGPEDQPQAFIELEMDGHINCFYCHPQAAGTGTGAALYERLEAEARSLGLRSLNVEASEAARRFFLRQGFAVETRREIERRGVALHNYRMIKLLSG
- a CDS encoding YebC/PmpR family DNA-binding transcriptional regulator; this encodes MAGHSKWANIQHRKGRQDAARSKLFSKLAKEITVAAKMGDPDPDKNPRLRLAVKEAKSQSVPKDVIERAIKKAIGGDAENYDEIRYEGYGPNGVAVIVEAMTDNKNRTASNVRSTFSKNGGNLGETGSVGFMFDRKGEVTYPASVGDADTVMMAAIEAGAEDVESSEDGHIIYCADTDLNDVSNALEAELGESESTKLVWKPSTTTELDLEGMQKLMKLVDALEDDDDVQRVTTNFEATDEVMAQL